A window from Burkholderiales bacterium encodes these proteins:
- the uvrA gene encoding UvrABC system protein A, translating to MDFIRIRGARTHNLKNIHVDLPRNRLVVITGLSGSGKSSLAFDTLYAEGQRRYVESLSAYARQFLELMEKPDVDLIEGLSPAIAIEQKAASQNPRSTVGTVTEIHDYLRLLFARAGDPHCPEHGIVLQAQSVSQMVDHVLQLPEGTRLMILAPAVVGRRGEQAELFDELRAQGFVRVRVDGRVYEVDALPKLAKNRKHTVEVVVDRLRVAPDAKQRLAESFETALRHSDGRALAVEMDTGREHVFSSRFACPVCSYSLPELEPRLFSFNNPMGACPECDGLGTITFFDPKRVVAFPHLSLGAGAIRGWDRRNQFYYQLLVSLAKHYGFDIEKPFEELPEKIQQVILYGSGDERIRFTYLGDKDQRHRREHPFEGIISNLERRYRETDSTVVREELAKYLNTRVCPQCQGTRLRLEARHVRFAGRTIYELSSMPLKEAQAFFESLSLSGTKQAIADKIVREIGNRLRFLNDVGLDYLTLDRSSDTLSGGEAQRIRLASQIGSGLTGVMYVLDEPSIGLHQRDNNRLLSTLKSLRDLGNTVIVVEHDREAILCADHVVDMGPGAGEHGGEVIAQGPPAAILAAEASLTGQYLSGVRTIAVPRRRRRPHTERRLRLVGASGNNLKGVTLDVPVGLFVCVTGVSGSGKSTLINDTLYAAVARALYGASLEPAPHERIEGLEYFDKVVSVDQSPIGRTPRSNPATYTGLFTPIRELFAQVPEARARGYGPGRFSFNVKGGRCEACQGDGMLKVEMHFLPDIYVQCDVCHGRRYNRETLEIRYKGKTIHEVLAMNVEQAYEFFQSVPLVARKLRTLLDVGLGYMSLGQSATTLSGGEAQRVKLALELSKRDTGRTLYILDEPTTGLHFHDIDLLLKVLHRLRDHGNTVIVIEHNMDVIKTADWIVDLGPEGGDRGGRIIAEGPPEQVATVPESFTGQYLRRILTT from the coding sequence ATGGATTTCATTCGAATCCGCGGGGCTCGCACGCATAACCTCAAGAACATCCACGTCGACCTGCCGCGCAACCGGCTGGTGGTGATCACCGGCCTTTCCGGTTCGGGCAAGTCCTCCCTCGCCTTCGACACCCTCTACGCCGAGGGCCAGCGCCGCTACGTGGAGTCCCTCTCCGCCTACGCCCGGCAGTTTCTCGAGCTCATGGAAAAGCCAGACGTGGATCTGATCGAGGGGCTCTCCCCGGCCATCGCCATCGAGCAGAAAGCGGCCTCCCAGAATCCCCGTTCCACCGTGGGCACGGTAACCGAGATCCACGACTACCTGCGGTTGCTGTTCGCCCGAGCGGGCGACCCCCATTGTCCCGAGCACGGCATCGTCCTGCAGGCCCAGAGCGTGAGCCAGATGGTGGACCACGTGCTGCAATTGCCGGAAGGCACCCGGCTCATGATCCTGGCGCCGGCGGTGGTGGGCCGCCGGGGCGAGCAGGCGGAACTGTTCGACGAGCTGCGCGCCCAGGGCTTCGTGCGGGTGCGCGTGGACGGCAGGGTCTATGAGGTGGATGCGCTGCCCAAGCTCGCCAAGAACCGCAAGCACACCGTGGAGGTGGTGGTGGACCGGCTGCGGGTCGCGCCCGACGCCAAGCAGCGCCTGGCGGAATCCTTCGAGACGGCGCTGCGCCACTCCGACGGGCGGGCCCTCGCCGTCGAAATGGATACCGGCCGGGAACACGTGTTCTCGTCCCGCTTCGCCTGCCCAGTGTGCAGCTACTCGCTGCCGGAGCTGGAGCCCCGGCTTTTTTCCTTCAACAATCCAATGGGGGCATGCCCCGAATGCGACGGACTGGGAACCATCACCTTCTTCGACCCGAAGCGGGTGGTAGCCTTTCCCCATCTATCCCTCGGCGCCGGCGCCATTCGGGGTTGGGACCGGCGCAACCAGTTCTATTACCAGCTCCTCGTGAGCCTCGCGAAGCACTACGGCTTCGACATCGAAAAGCCCTTCGAGGAGCTGCCGGAGAAGATACAGCAGGTGATCCTCTACGGCTCGGGCGACGAGCGCATCCGCTTCACCTATCTGGGGGACAAGGACCAGCGCCACCGGCGGGAGCATCCCTTCGAAGGCATCATCTCCAACCTGGAACGACGCTACCGGGAAACCGATTCCACGGTGGTGCGAGAAGAGCTGGCCAAGTACTTGAACACCCGGGTCTGCCCCCAGTGCCAAGGCACCCGGCTGCGGTTGGAGGCGCGGCACGTGCGCTTCGCCGGCCGCACCATCTATGAGCTATCTTCCATGCCTCTCAAGGAGGCCCAGGCGTTTTTCGAGAGCTTGAGCCTTTCCGGCACGAAGCAGGCGATCGCCGACAAGATCGTGAGGGAGATCGGCAATCGCCTGCGCTTCCTGAACGACGTGGGGCTGGACTACCTCACCCTGGATCGCTCCTCGGACACCCTCTCGGGAGGAGAGGCCCAGCGCATCCGCCTCGCCTCCCAGATCGGTTCCGGCCTGACGGGAGTGATGTACGTGCTGGACGAGCCGTCCATCGGGCTGCACCAGCGGGACAACAACCGGCTGCTCTCGACCCTCAAGAGCCTGCGCGACCTGGGCAACACGGTGATCGTGGTGGAGCACGACCGGGAGGCGATCCTGTGCGCCGATCACGTGGTGGACATGGGCCCCGGCGCCGGAGAGCACGGCGGGGAAGTGATCGCCCAGGGACCGCCGGCGGCGATCTTGGCGGCGGAGGCCTCCCTCACGGGACAGTACCTCTCGGGAGTGCGCACCATCGCCGTTCCCCGGCGCCGCCGCCGGCCCCATACGGAACGCCGGCTGCGGCTGGTGGGGGCGAGCGGCAACAACTTGAAGGGCGTCACCCTGGACGTGCCAGTGGGCTTGTTCGTCTGCGTGACAGGCGTCTCCGGCTCGGGCAAGTCGACCCTCATCAACGATACCCTGTACGCCGCGGTGGCGCGCGCTCTGTACGGGGCGAGCCTGGAGCCCGCGCCCCACGAGCGTATCGAAGGGCTCGAGTATTTCGACAAGGTGGTCAGCGTGGACCAGAGCCCCATCGGGCGCACGCCCCGCTCCAATCCGGCCACCTATACGGGCCTGTTCACCCCGATCCGGGAGCTCTTTGCCCAGGTCCCCGAGGCCCGGGCGCGGGGCTACGGGCCCGGCCGCTTCTCCTTCAACGTCAAGGGCGGACGGTGCGAGGCGTGCCAGGGCGACGGCATGCTCAAGGTGGAAATGCACTTCCTGCCCGATATCTACGTGCAGTGCGACGTGTGCCACGGGCGTCGCTACAACCGGGAGACGCTGGAGATCCGCTACAAAGGGAAGACCATCCACGAGGTCCTGGCGATGAACGTGGAGCAGGCCTACGAGTTTTTTCAGTCCGTGCCCCTGGTTGCCCGCAAACTGCGCACCCTGCTGGACGTGGGGCTGGGATACATGTCCCTCGGCCAGTCGGCCACCACCCTCTCCGGCGGGGAAGCCCAGCGGGTGAAGCTCGCCCTGGAGCTTTCCAAACGGGACACCGGGCGCACCCTCTACATCCTGGACGAGCCCACCACGGGGCTTCATTTCCACGACATCGATCTGCTGCTCAAGGTGCTGCACCGCCTGCGGGACCACGGCAATACGGTGATCGTCATCGAGCACAACATGGACGTGATCAAGACCGCCGACTGGATCGTGGACCTAGGCCCGGAGGGCGGCGACCGGGGGGGTCGCATCATCGCCGAAGGGCCGCCCGAGCAGGTAGCCACGGTACCGGAGAGTTTCACCGGACAATATTTACGGCGCATACTCACCACCTGA
- a CDS encoding hydroxypyruvate reductase — MAKRTTEPRTLLIESFRAAVAAADPLRIVPRHLPPPPKGRTLVVGAGKAAASMAKAVEDHWPAEAPLSGLVITRYQHGLPTRRIRVVEAGHPVPDESGEAAAREILEEVKRVGPDDLVLALVSGGGSSLLSLPAPGIGMVDLKAVTRELLACGASIQEINTVRKHLSLIQGGRLAAASQAPVLALIVSDVTGDDPTHIASGPFAPDPTTYEDALAILRDYRIEPPPAVRAHLERGRAGDLPETPKPGDPVFARVENRIIATAHGSLVAAGKYFRRRRIPTAILGDSVTGEAREVAQVYAALAREVRAYGHPWRPPVALICGGETTVTVQGKGRGGRNCEFLLALTLALDALPDVHALACDTDGIDGTEDNAGAVCGPETLARARTLGLDGKERLADNDGYTFFERLGDLVISGPTRTNVNDYRAILIL; from the coding sequence ATGGCAAAAAGAACGACAGAACCGAGGACTCTCCTCATCGAGAGCTTCCGCGCGGCGGTTGCCGCGGCCGATCCTCTGCGCATCGTGCCGCGGCACCTGCCGCCGCCGCCCAAAGGGCGCACCCTGGTGGTCGGGGCGGGCAAGGCCGCCGCCTCCATGGCCAAGGCGGTGGAAGACCATTGGCCGGCCGAGGCGCCCCTCTCGGGCCTGGTCATCACCCGCTACCAGCACGGGCTGCCCACCCGGCGCATCCGGGTGGTGGAAGCAGGCCACCCGGTTCCCGACGAGAGCGGGGAGGCGGCGGCCCGAGAAATCCTCGAGGAGGTGAAACGGGTGGGGCCGGACGACCTGGTCCTCGCCTTGGTGAGCGGCGGAGGCTCCAGCCTGCTGTCCCTCCCGGCGCCGGGCATCGGCATGGTGGACCTCAAGGCGGTGACGCGGGAGCTGCTCGCCTGCGGGGCCTCCATCCAGGAGATCAACACGGTGCGCAAGCACTTGTCCCTGATCCAGGGCGGACGCCTCGCCGCCGCCTCCCAGGCGCCGGTCCTGGCGCTCATCGTCTCCGACGTGACCGGCGACGACCCGACCCACATCGCCTCGGGGCCCTTCGCCCCCGATCCCACCACTTACGAGGACGCCCTGGCGATCTTGAGGGACTACCGGATCGAACCCCCCCCAGCCGTGCGCGCCCATCTGGAGCGCGGCCGCGCCGGCGATCTTCCCGAGACCCCCAAGCCGGGGGACCCCGTCTTTGCGCGGGTGGAGAATCGGATCATCGCCACGGCCCACGGGTCCCTGGTGGCCGCGGGAAAGTATTTTCGCCGCCGCCGCATCCCCACCGCCATCCTGGGCGACAGCGTCACGGGCGAGGCGCGGGAGGTGGCCCAGGTGTACGCAGCGCTAGCGCGGGAAGTGCGCGCCTACGGCCATCCCTGGAGGCCGCCGGTCGCTCTGATCTGCGGCGGGGAGACCACCGTCACCGTGCAGGGCAAGGGCCGCGGCGGGCGCAACTGCGAGTTCCTCCTGGCCTTGACCCTGGCGCTGGACGCCCTGCCGGACGTCCATGCCCTCGCCTGCGACACCGACGGCATCGACGGCACGGAAGACAATGCGGGCGCTGTCTGCGGCCCCGAGACGTTGGCCCGGGCCCGAACCCTCGGCCTGGATGGCAAAGAGCGGCTCGCGGACAACGACGGCTACACCTTCTTCGAGCGGCTGGGGGATCTGGTGATCAGCGGACCCACCCGCACCAACGTCAACGACTACCGGGCGATCCTGATCCTGTGA
- the rplQ gene encoding 50S ribosomal protein L17 has product MRHRQGYRKLNRTTSHRLAMFRNMTNSLLRHEVIKTTLPKAKELRRVAEPLITLAKTPTLANRRLAFNRLRDRQNVVKLFDELGPRYKNRNGGYLRILKFGFRRGDNAPMALVELLDRPETGEKTTGASEAKE; this is encoded by the coding sequence ATGCGCCACCGTCAGGGATACCGCAAGCTCAACCGCACCACCAGCCACCGGCTGGCCATGTTCCGCAACATGACCAACTCGCTGCTGCGGCACGAGGTCATCAAGACCACCCTGCCCAAGGCGAAGGAGCTGCGTCGCGTGGCGGAACCCCTCATCACCCTGGCCAAGACGCCGACCCTGGCCAACCGCCGGCTCGCTTTCAACCGGCTGCGGGACCGACAGAACGTGGTCAAGCTCTTCGACGAGCTGGGTCCCCGCTACAAGAACCGTAACGGCGGTTACCTGCGAATCCTGAAATTCGGCTTCCGCCGGGGTGACAATGCGCCGATGGCACTCGTAGAGTTGCTGGATCGCCCAGAGACGGGCGAGAAGACCACGGGGGCGTCCGAAGCGAAAGAGTAA
- the rpoA gene encoding DNA-directed RNA polymerase subunit alpha translates to MQASAFLKPRIVDVQHLSPMYARITMEPFERGYGHTLGNALRRVLLSSMPGYAPTEVHINGVLHEYSTIEGVREDVVDILLNLKGVVLRLHNRTEATLTLKKQGEGPVTAADIEVTHDVEIVNPEHVIAHLAAGGKLEMQIKVEQGRGYVPATVRRPTETAGRGIGTIMLDASFSPVRRVSYTVESARVEQRTDLDKLVMDVETNGAIEPEEAIRYAARILVDQLSLFADLKGTPAQVEAPKSPQVDPILLRPVDDLELTVRSANCLKAENIYYIGDLIQRTETELLKTPNLGRKSLNEIKEVLASRGLTLGMKLENWPPAGLERP, encoded by the coding sequence ATGCAAGCCAGTGCTTTTCTCAAGCCGCGCATCGTCGACGTGCAGCATCTGTCGCCCATGTACGCGCGCATCACCATGGAGCCGTTCGAGCGCGGCTACGGCCACACGCTGGGCAACGCGTTGCGACGCGTCCTCCTTTCCTCGATGCCCGGATATGCGCCGACGGAAGTGCACATCAACGGCGTGCTGCACGAATACTCGACGATCGAGGGAGTGCGCGAGGACGTGGTGGACATCCTGCTCAACCTGAAAGGCGTGGTGTTGAGACTGCATAATCGCACCGAGGCAACCTTGACCCTCAAGAAGCAGGGCGAGGGCCCGGTGACGGCCGCCGATATCGAGGTCACCCACGACGTGGAGATCGTCAACCCCGAGCACGTGATCGCCCATCTGGCTGCCGGGGGCAAGCTGGAAATGCAGATCAAAGTGGAGCAGGGCCGCGGCTACGTGCCAGCCACCGTGCGCCGGCCGACCGAAACGGCCGGGCGGGGCATCGGCACCATCATGCTGGACGCCTCGTTCAGCCCGGTGCGCCGGGTGAGCTATACGGTGGAAAGCGCCCGGGTCGAGCAGCGCACCGATCTGGACAAGCTCGTCATGGATGTCGAAACCAATGGCGCCATCGAGCCCGAGGAGGCGATCCGCTACGCGGCGCGGATCCTGGTGGATCAATTGTCCTTGTTCGCCGATCTCAAAGGCACGCCGGCCCAAGTGGAGGCTCCCAAGTCGCCCCAGGTGGACCCGATCCTGCTGCGGCCGGTAGATGACCTGGAGCTTACCGTGCGCTCCGCCAACTGCCTCAAGGCGGAAAATATCTATTACATCGGCGACCTGATCCAGCGTACGGAAACGGAGCTGCTGAAGACGCCCAATCTGGGGCGCAAGTCGCTCAACGAGATCAAGGAAGTGCTCGCCTCGCGCGGGCTGACCCTGGGGATGAAACTGGAAAACTGGCCGCCCGCGGGACTGGAAAGGCCGTAA
- the rpsD gene encoding 30S ribosomal protein S4 gives MARYLDAKCRQCRREGEKLFLKGEKCFTDKCPVERRSYPPGQHGQKSGRLSDYAIQLREKQKLRRTYGLLERQFRNLYFEADRRKGITGETLLQLLESRLDTVAFRMGFGASRAEARQLVRHNGILVNGRRVNIPSYRLRPGDVVEVAQRAKEQLRIKAAAEAAEQRGFPEWIEVDVKALKGTFKARPQRSELPQTINENVVVELYSK, from the coding sequence GTGGCGAGATACCTGGATGCCAAATGCCGGCAGTGCCGCCGCGAAGGCGAGAAACTGTTTCTCAAGGGCGAGAAGTGCTTCACGGACAAGTGCCCGGTGGAGCGCCGCAGCTATCCGCCCGGGCAACACGGCCAGAAGAGCGGACGGCTTTCCGACTACGCGATCCAGCTGCGCGAGAAGCAGAAGCTGCGGCGCACCTATGGGCTGCTGGAGCGGCAATTCCGCAATCTCTACTTCGAGGCCGACCGCCGCAAAGGGATCACCGGGGAAACCCTGCTGCAATTGTTGGAGAGCCGCTTGGACACCGTCGCCTTCCGCATGGGCTTCGGGGCCTCCCGCGCCGAGGCCCGGCAGCTCGTGCGCCACAACGGCATCCTGGTGAACGGCCGCCGCGTGAACATTCCGTCGTATCGGCTTCGACCAGGCGACGTGGTGGAGGTGGCGCAAAGGGCCAAAGAGCAACTGCGCATCAAAGCGGCGGCCGAAGCGGCCGAGCAGCGGGGCTTTCCCGAGTGGATCGAGGTCGATGTCAAGGCGCTGAAGGGAACGTTCAAGGCACGGCCCCAGCGCTCCGAGCTTCCCCAGACCATCAACGAGAACGTGGTGGTGGAGCTTTATTCCAAGTAG
- the rpsK gene encoding 30S ribosomal protein S11 — translation MAKTSTRVRKKVKKNVAEGIAHIHASFNNTIVTITDRQGNALAWATAGSNGFKGSRKSTPFAAQVAAEQAGRAAQEYGVKNLEVRIKGPGPGRESAVRALHAVGFKITSISDVTPIPHNGVRPPKRRRI, via the coding sequence ATGGCGAAAACCAGCACCAGGGTGCGAAAGAAGGTCAAGAAGAATGTGGCCGAAGGCATCGCCCACATTCACGCGTCGTTCAACAACACCATCGTGACCATCACCGACCGGCAAGGGAACGCCCTGGCCTGGGCCACGGCCGGAAGCAACGGATTCAAGGGCTCGCGCAAGAGCACGCCGTTTGCCGCCCAAGTCGCCGCCGAGCAGGCGGGGCGCGCGGCCCAGGAGTACGGGGTAAAGAACCTGGAGGTCAGGATCAAGGGGCCCGGTCCTGGGCGCGAGTCCGCGGTGCGCGCGCTGCACGCGGTCGGTTTCAAGATCACCAGCATCTCGGACGTGACCCCGATTCCGCACAACGGCGTACGCCCGCCGAAGCGGCGTCGCATCTGA
- the rpsM gene encoding 30S ribosomal protein S13, giving the protein MARIAGVNIPNHQHAVIALTAIYGIGRSRARRICAAAGIDGSKKIKDLSDSEMDRLRDEVGKYTVEGDLRREVSMSIKRLMDLGCYRGVRHRRGLPVRGQRTRTNARTRKGPRKIIGAAKKTATQAK; this is encoded by the coding sequence ATGGCCCGCATCGCAGGCGTCAATATTCCGAACCATCAGCACGCCGTGATTGCGCTCACCGCGATCTACGGCATCGGGCGCAGCCGGGCGCGCCGCATTTGCGCTGCCGCCGGAATAGATGGATCAAAGAAAATCAAGGACTTGAGCGATTCCGAGATGGATCGCCTGCGCGACGAGGTGGGCAAATACACGGTCGAGGGCGATCTGCGCCGGGAAGTGTCCATGAGCATCAAACGGCTGATGGACCTCGGCTGCTACCGGGGGGTGCGGCACCGCCGGGGGCTTCCCGTGCGCGGGCAGCGAACCCGCACCAACGCGCGCACCCGCAAGGGCCCGCGCAAGATCATCGGCGCCGCCAAAAAGACGGCGACACAAGCCAAGTAA
- the infA2 gene encoding translation initiation factor IF-1 2: protein MAKEETIQMQGEVLETLPNATFRVRLENGHVILGYISGKMRMHYIRILPGDKVTVELTPYDLSRGRIVFRAK from the coding sequence ATGGCCAAGGAAGAAACGATCCAGATGCAGGGCGAGGTACTGGAGACCCTGCCCAACGCCACGTTTCGCGTGAGACTGGAAAACGGGCATGTGATTTTGGGGTACATCTCGGGCAAGATGCGGATGCACTACATCCGCATCTTGCCCGGAGACAAGGTGACGGTGGAGCTCACCCCTTACGATCTTTCGCGCGGCCGCATCGTGTTCCGGGCGAAATAG
- the secY gene encoding protein translocase subunit SecY: protein MATTRESLLGMTGKMGDLKRRLWFLVGALIVYRIGAHIPVPGIDAAVLAELFRSQQGGILGLFNMFSGGALSRFTIFALGIMPYISASIIMQLATVVVPQLEQLKKEGEAGRRKITQYTRYGTLFLATFQSIGISIALEAQQGLVPEPGLVFRFTTVVTLVTGTMFLMWLGEQITERGVGNGISLIIFAGIVAGLPQAIGGTLELARTGAFSIPLVLMLLVGALAVTALVVFVERGQRKILVNYAKRQVGRKIYGGTSSHLPLKLNMAGVIPPIFASSIILFPATLAGWFGSHESVTWLRDIAATLSPGQPIYVLLYAAAIIFFCFFYTALVFNPKETADNLKKSGAFVPGIRPGEQTARYIERIMMRLTLAGSVYVTLVCLLPEFLILKWNVPFYFGGTSLLIIVVVTMDFMAQVQAYVMSHQYESLLKKANLRGGLPVR from the coding sequence ATGGCAACGACCCGGGAGTCATTGCTGGGCATGACCGGCAAGATGGGCGATCTCAAGCGCCGGCTTTGGTTTCTGGTCGGCGCGCTGATCGTCTACCGCATCGGCGCCCATATCCCCGTCCCGGGCATCGACGCCGCCGTGCTGGCGGAGCTCTTCCGCTCCCAGCAGGGGGGCATCCTCGGGCTGTTCAACATGTTCTCCGGGGGAGCGCTGTCGCGCTTCACCATTTTCGCCTTGGGCATCATGCCCTATATCTCGGCTTCCATCATCATGCAACTGGCGACGGTGGTGGTGCCGCAGCTTGAGCAGCTCAAGAAGGAAGGGGAGGCGGGGCGCCGCAAGATCACCCAGTACACCCGGTACGGAACCCTGTTCCTCGCCACGTTCCAGAGCATCGGCATATCCATCGCCCTGGAGGCGCAGCAGGGTCTCGTGCCGGAGCCGGGACTCGTGTTCCGCTTCACCACCGTCGTCACCCTGGTCACGGGCACGATGTTCCTGATGTGGCTCGGGGAACAGATTACCGAGCGGGGCGTCGGCAACGGGATTTCCCTGATCATCTTCGCCGGGATCGTGGCGGGCCTGCCCCAGGCCATCGGCGGGACGCTGGAGCTGGCGCGTACCGGTGCGTTCTCCATTCCCCTGGTGCTGATGCTCCTGGTCGGGGCGCTGGCGGTTACCGCCCTAGTGGTGTTCGTGGAGCGGGGGCAGCGCAAAATCCTGGTGAATTACGCCAAGCGCCAGGTCGGACGCAAGATCTACGGCGGCACTAGCTCGCACCTGCCGCTCAAGCTGAACATGGCAGGCGTCATTCCGCCCATCTTCGCCTCCAGCATCATCCTGTTCCCGGCTACCCTGGCCGGCTGGTTCGGCAGCCACGAGTCCGTCACCTGGCTGCGCGACATCGCGGCCACCCTTTCCCCCGGCCAGCCGATTTATGTGCTGCTGTACGCGGCGGCGATCATATTCTTCTGCTTCTTCTACACCGCCCTGGTCTTCAACCCGAAGGAGACTGCGGATAACCTGAAGAAAAGCGGTGCCTTCGTGCCCGGCATCCGTCCCGGCGAGCAGACCGCGCGCTACATCGAGCGGATCATGATGCGGCTGACCCTGGCCGGCTCCGTTTACGTGACCCTGGTCTGCCTGCTCCCGGAATTCCTGATCCTCAAGTGGAACGTCCCGTTCTATTTCGGCGGCACGTCCCTGCTGATCATCGTGGTCGTGACCATGGACTTCATGGCCCAGGTCCAGGCCTACGTGATGTCGCACCAGTATGAAAGTCTACTCAAGAAGGCCAATCTGAGGGGCGGGCTTCCGGTGCGCTAG
- the rplO gene encoding 50S ribosomal protein L15: MRLNDLKPAAGAKRPRRRVGRGIGSGLGKTSGRGHKGQRARSGGYHKVGFEGGQMPLQRRLPKRGFNSLTEDAVAEVRLGAIDKLGIDNVDLDALKKAGVVPRRALGAKVILSGKITRAVRLQGIKVTKGARAAIEAAGGNVEG; encoded by the coding sequence ATGCGGCTGAACGATCTTAAGCCGGCGGCGGGCGCCAAGCGACCGCGTCGCCGGGTCGGACGGGGCATCGGCAGCGGGCTGGGCAAGACCTCGGGCCGGGGCCATAAAGGCCAGAGGGCCCGCTCCGGCGGCTATCACAAGGTGGGCTTCGAGGGCGGGCAGATGCCGTTGCAGCGGCGGCTACCGAAACGGGGCTTCAACTCCCTGACCGAGGACGCCGTGGCCGAGGTGCGGCTCGGTGCGATCGATAAGCTCGGCATCGACAACGTGGACCTGGACGCCCTCAAGAAAGCGGGCGTGGTCCCGCGCCGGGCGCTGGGGGCAAAGGTCATCCTTTCGGGCAAGATCACCCGGGCGGTGAGGCTCCAGGGCATCAAGGTGACCAAAGGGGCGCGGGCCGCGATCGAAGCCGCGGGCGGCAACGTCGAGGGTTGA
- the rpmD gene encoding 50S ribosomal protein L30, whose product MSGTGKRLRVTLVRSLIGTKKEHRACVRGLGLRRLNHTVEVEDTPAVRGMIRRVGYLVKCED is encoded by the coding sequence ATGAGCGGGACCGGGAAGCGGTTGCGGGTCACACTGGTGCGCAGCCTGATCGGGACCAAAAAGGAGCACCGCGCCTGCGTGCGCGGGCTGGGGCTCAGGCGGCTGAACCACACGGTCGAAGTCGAGGACACGCCGGCGGTGCGGGGCATGATCCGCCGCGTCGGCTACCTGGTGAAGTGCGAGGATTGA
- the rpsE gene encoding 30S ribosomal protein S5 gives MAKGQIEERQDNLREKMVAVNRVTKVVKGGRVLGFAALTVVGDGDGGIGMGKGKAREVPVAVQKAMEQARRKMVKIKLRNGTLYHPAVGRHGAAKVYMKPASEGTGIIAGGPMRAVFEVMGVTNILAKSIGSTNPYNVVRATIKGLLAVHAPSEIAAKRGKSVEEILERTK, from the coding sequence ATGGCAAAAGGGCAGATCGAAGAGCGGCAGGACAACCTCCGGGAGAAAATGGTCGCGGTCAACCGGGTCACCAAGGTGGTGAAAGGGGGCCGGGTCCTCGGATTTGCCGCGCTCACCGTCGTCGGCGACGGCGACGGCGGAATCGGGATGGGCAAGGGCAAGGCGCGCGAGGTGCCGGTGGCGGTGCAGAAGGCGATGGAACAGGCGCGCCGCAAGATGGTGAAGATCAAGCTCAGGAACGGCACGCTGTATCATCCGGCGGTCGGGCGGCACGGCGCGGCGAAGGTCTACATGAAACCCGCCTCCGAGGGGACGGGGATCATCGCCGGCGGCCCCATGCGGGCCGTGTTCGAGGTGATGGGGGTGACCAACATCCTGGCCAAGTCCATCGGCTCCACTAATCCTTATAACGTGGTGCGGGCGACGATCAAGGGGCTGCTCGCCGTCCACGCGCCCTCCGAAATCGCCGCCAAGCGCGGCAAGAGCGTGGAAGAGATTCTGGAGCGGACCAAATGA
- the rplR gene encoding 50S ribosomal protein L18: MLNKKQARLRRARRTRLKIAELKVPRLTVFRSNLHIYAQVIDASGGRVVASASTLEPDVRKDLPRGRTIAAAALVGKRIAEKARNAGIERVAFDRSGFKYHGRVKALAEAAREGGLKF, encoded by the coding sequence ATGCTGAACAAGAAGCAAGCACGACTGCGCCGGGCTCGCAGGACCCGGCTGAAGATCGCGGAACTCAAGGTCCCGCGGCTGACCGTGTTCCGCAGCAACCTCCACATCTACGCCCAGGTGATCGACGCCAGCGGCGGGAGGGTGGTGGCGAGCGCCTCCACCCTGGAGCCCGATGTGCGCAAGGACCTGCCCCGGGGCCGCACCATCGCCGCGGCGGCGCTGGTCGGCAAGCGCATCGCGGAGAAGGCGAGAAACGCCGGGATCGAACGGGTGGCGTTCGATCGGAGCGGCTTCAAGTACCATGGACGCGTAAAAGCCCTCGCCGAGGCGGCGCGGGAAGGCGGCCTCAAGTTCTAG
- the rplF gene encoding 50S ribosomal protein L6, producing MSRIAKYPILLPKGVEVALSRSEITVKGPLGTLTRPLTRHVIVEKNGDALHFKAANDSAMAKAMSGTTRANVANMVHGVTKGFEKRLTLVGVGYRAQASGDSLNLTVGFSHPISRKMPKGIKVETPSQTEIVVKGIDKQQVGQVAAEIRGYRKPEPYKGKGIRYADEHVVLKETKKK from the coding sequence GTGTCCCGAATCGCGAAATATCCAATCCTGCTGCCCAAAGGGGTGGAAGTGGCGCTCTCCCGAAGCGAGATCACGGTCAAAGGCCCCCTCGGGACCTTGACCAGGCCGCTGACCCGCCACGTGATCGTGGAGAAGAACGGGGATGCCCTCCATTTCAAGGCGGCGAACGACAGCGCCATGGCGAAGGCCATGTCCGGAACCACCCGCGCCAATGTGGCCAATATGGTTCACGGCGTGACCAAGGGTTTCGAGAAGCGGCTGACGCTGGTCGGAGTGGGCTACCGGGCCCAGGCGAGCGGCGACAGCCTGAATCTGACGGTGGGCTTTTCCCACCCGATCAGCCGCAAGATGCCCAAAGGGATCAAGGTGGAGACCCCGAGCCAGACCGAAATCGTGGTCAAGGGCATCGACAAGCAGCAGGTCGGGCAGGTGGCGGCGGAAATCCGCGGCTACCGCAAGCCGGAGCCCTACAAGGGCAAGGGAATCCGCTACGCGGATGAGCACGTGGTCTTGAAAGAGACCAAGAAGAAGTGA